One genomic region from uncultured Cohaesibacter sp. encodes:
- a CDS encoding amidase, which translates to MVKQTATNPADLGVIEARQLIARKALSPVELANACIERVEAVDHAVNALVARRFEALSDEAKAAEQAVMDGDPLGALHGLPFGVKDMIDVKGLPTTFGSEAFKDNIATRDDPIVAAMRKAGAMPMGKTNNPEWSAGGNTRNRVYGVTANPHDLTRTCAGSSGGSAVSLACGYAPLATGSDTGGSLRNPAAFCGIVGYRPSPGVVPGDSRAAALIPMPTSGPMGRTVADTALMLSVLARPDRKDPYTIITDGKTPWDPESFANLPRADLSSLKIAVTEDYDFAPTESIVRNHFREIMPQLAPFFGTVEQTSPKCTDADRIFSVLRGVQFLGIHATLVDTKPELVGPNVTENVKEGRSYSAEDVAQAMFAQSRYYRDWQKFFESHDYLISPAVTISPRPWRELYPAEIDGKPTKSYYHWLAMAYASTIPGHPSITIPCGFDANNMPFGLQIVGRRHDDLGVLAVANELEAIIASISDLAPKGPDLALLKSAAPISQAEGFLSFE; encoded by the coding sequence ATGGTCAAGCAAACCGCGACGAACCCCGCAGATCTGGGCGTAATCGAGGCGCGTCAGCTGATCGCTCGCAAGGCCCTTTCTCCGGTTGAACTCGCCAATGCCTGCATCGAGCGGGTCGAAGCTGTAGACCATGCCGTCAACGCGCTGGTCGCACGCCGCTTCGAAGCCCTCTCAGATGAAGCCAAGGCCGCCGAGCAGGCCGTCATGGATGGTGATCCGCTTGGAGCCCTGCATGGCCTGCCCTTCGGCGTCAAGGACATGATCGATGTGAAGGGCCTGCCGACCACCTTCGGCTCTGAAGCTTTCAAGGACAATATCGCAACGCGGGATGACCCGATCGTTGCCGCCATGCGCAAGGCCGGTGCCATGCCCATGGGCAAGACCAACAATCCCGAATGGAGCGCAGGCGGCAACACCCGCAACCGGGTTTATGGCGTCACCGCCAACCCCCATGACCTCACCCGCACCTGCGCTGGCTCTTCAGGCGGGTCTGCCGTCAGCCTTGCCTGCGGCTATGCGCCCTTGGCAACCGGCTCGGACACGGGCGGCTCCCTGCGCAATCCGGCGGCTTTCTGCGGCATTGTCGGCTACCGCCCCAGCCCGGGCGTTGTCCCCGGCGACAGCCGCGCCGCAGCCCTCATTCCGATGCCAACCTCGGGGCCCATGGGCCGTACAGTGGCCGATACGGCCCTGATGCTCTCGGTTCTGGCACGTCCCGATCGCAAAGATCCCTATACCATCATCACCGATGGCAAGACCCCGTGGGATCCGGAAAGCTTTGCGAATCTGCCGCGCGCAGATCTCTCTTCGCTCAAGATTGCCGTGACCGAAGACTACGATTTCGCCCCGACGGAAAGCATCGTTCGCAATCATTTCCGAGAGATAATGCCACAGCTGGCCCCCTTCTTTGGCACGGTCGAACAGACAAGCCCCAAATGCACGGACGCAGATCGCATATTTTCTGTGCTGCGCGGTGTTCAATTCTTGGGCATTCATGCAACTTTAGTAGACACCAAACCCGAATTGGTCGGCCCGAATGTCACCGAGAATGTGAAAGAGGGCCGCAGCTATTCCGCCGAAGATGTGGCGCAAGCCATGTTCGCCCAGAGCCGTTACTATCGCGACTGGCAGAAATTCTTTGAAAGTCACGACTATCTTATCTCACCGGCCGTAACCATCAGCCCGCGCCCGTGGCGGGAGCTATATCCGGCTGAAATCGACGGAAAGCCCACAAAGAGCTATTATCATTGGCTGGCCATGGCCTATGCCTCGACCATCCCCGGCCACCCATCCATCACAATTCCCTGCGGCTTTGACGCCAACAACATGCCCTTCGGCCTACAGATTGTCGGGCGCCGCCACGATGATCTGGGTGTCCTTGCGGTCGCCAACGAGCTGGAAGCGATCATCGCGTCCATTTCGGATCTCGCACCAAAAGGCCCGGATCTTGCATTGCTCAAATCGGCAGCGCCAATCAGCCAAGCCGAGGGGTTTCTGAGTTTCGAATAA
- a CDS encoding RidA family protein: MANLPFSKVRRSGSTVYLSGEIGFNADGSLPEGIEAQTQNCLEGIKKTLEGEGLSLSNVISCTCYLTDRADFAAFNAVYATFFSDPLPVRTTIGCELMVDAKVEITVIAEA, from the coding sequence ATGGCCAATCTACCCTTCTCCAAAGTCCGCCGCTCCGGCTCCACCGTCTATCTGTCCGGTGAAATCGGCTTCAATGCGGATGGCTCCCTGCCCGAGGGCATCGAAGCGCAGACCCAAAACTGCCTCGAAGGCATCAAGAAGACACTGGAAGGCGAAGGCCTATCCCTCTCCAATGTGATCTCCTGCACATGCTACCTGACCGACCGCGCTGATTTTGCTGCCTTCAACGCTGTTTATGCGACCTTCTTCTCCGATCCCCTCCCTGTTCGCACCACAATTGGCTGCGAACTTATGGTGGACGCGAAAGTAGAAATCACAGTCATTGCCGAAGCCTGA
- a CDS encoding FAD-dependent oxidoreductase — MSEIIVLGAGMVGVSTALALQERGHAVTLLDRTNPGLETSYGNAGLIQREAAEPYHIPHNLVTLFLYGIGRTNDIVYHWKDMPNIMPSLWTYFVNSGETQHRRISKIFEQMTVKCTDDHQPLIEASGTERLIERKGFFKLCRNKRSYDDQSIDAERIASMYDVPLRMVDGKELRQLEPALKIDVAGAVHWTDTWACSDPGALTSAYADLFIKRGGTFVKGDAMTLKQTETGWEVQSDDGPVTGSDVVVALGPWAPDLLGPFGYKIKMVYKRGYHAHFKMDNPLSRPIQDYANGCVFSPMDKGMRIATGAELVNRKDPANPKQLMHGLKSARELMDVGEMVEDEPWFGNRPCMPDMLPIVGPAQKHKGLWFHFGHGHQGFTQGPTTAKLLVDVMEGKTSTLSDALSPENRPVISAR; from the coding sequence ATGTCAGAGATAATCGTTCTGGGCGCAGGTATGGTTGGCGTCAGTACGGCCCTCGCCCTGCAAGAGCGCGGACACGCAGTCACCCTTCTGGATCGCACCAACCCGGGCCTTGAAACAAGTTACGGCAACGCTGGCCTGATCCAGCGCGAAGCCGCAGAACCATACCACATCCCGCATAATCTGGTGACCCTGTTCCTTTATGGTATCGGTCGCACCAACGACATTGTCTATCACTGGAAAGACATGCCGAACATTATGCCCTCGCTGTGGACCTATTTCGTCAATTCTGGTGAAACCCAACATCGGCGCATTTCCAAGATCTTCGAACAGATGACCGTCAAATGCACCGACGACCACCAGCCGCTGATCGAGGCATCCGGAACCGAACGTCTGATCGAACGCAAGGGCTTTTTCAAGCTGTGCCGCAATAAGCGCTCCTATGACGACCAGTCCATCGATGCCGAGCGCATTGCTTCCATGTATGATGTGCCTCTGCGCATGGTCGATGGAAAGGAACTGCGTCAGCTCGAACCGGCCCTCAAGATCGATGTCGCTGGCGCTGTGCACTGGACCGACACATGGGCCTGCTCCGATCCGGGCGCTCTCACTTCGGCCTATGCCGATCTGTTCATCAAGCGCGGCGGTACCTTCGTCAAAGGCGACGCCATGACGTTGAAACAGACGGAAACTGGCTGGGAAGTGCAAAGCGATGACGGCCCGGTTACCGGCAGTGATGTCGTGGTGGCCCTGGGCCCTTGGGCGCCGGATCTGCTCGGTCCCTTCGGCTACAAGATCAAGATGGTCTACAAGCGTGGCTATCACGCCCATTTCAAAATGGACAATCCGCTGAGCCGCCCGATTCAGGATTACGCCAACGGCTGCGTTTTCTCCCCCATGGACAAGGGCATGCGCATCGCAACCGGCGCCGAACTGGTCAATCGCAAAGACCCGGCCAACCCCAAGCAGCTCATGCATGGCCTCAAGAGCGCGCGCGAGCTGATGGATGTGGGTGAAATGGTGGAAGACGAACCATGGTTCGGCAACCGTCCCTGTATGCCTGACATGCTGCCCATTGTCGGTCCGGCCCAGAAACACAAGGGCCTCTGGTTCCATTTCGGCCACGGCCATCAGGGCTTCACCCAAGGCCCGACGACAGCAAAGCTCCTCGTCGATGTCATGGAAGGGAAGACAAGCACCCTGTCGGATGCGCTGTCCCCTGAGAACCGGCCAGTCATCTCGGCACGGTGA
- a CDS encoding SDR family oxidoreductase: protein MSDNWVEVIGRSCRLPGANSVSAFWDLLVSNKCSVGEIGQDRFSTFRYLHPKSGQAGKTYTFRAGVLDDVWGFDPSVFSLSPREATQMDPQQRLLLMLVWEALEEAGLPISDVAGSNIGVFVGNSGSDHSNRFFFDPASSDSFMMTGNTLSLVSNRISYVYDLHGPSFTVDTACSSSLVALDLALKRLQSGEIDTAIVAGVNLLLSPFPFVGFAAASMLSPQGLCRPFDEDANGYVRAEGAVALVLQRKEAFDPKQQKSFGRIVASGINSDGRTSGVALPSMDFQSALLKQLYSDINLDPNALAFIEAHGTGTRVGDPAEAFALGQVLGQKRDKPLPIGSVKSNLGHLEPASGLVSVLKSLLSLENNLLPASLHIENPNPDIPFEDLNLALNSEATVLKKGKDIRYAGINNFGFGGTNAHVLVSDTKPARPAKAKPLAASTKSGGETTAEPSTPTLLVLSARTEDALKALAVKSADAIAADDTASLADWSNGFGWHRSLLDERLSIVAKSKLELTEALEAFAQEEKHPALIHATASRATKAPVFVYSGNGAQFAGMGQEAYEQNAAFAAAFDKVDAFFLPLAGWSLKDKLFEDNLKEDLKQTSVAQPLLFAVQVALTEALKASGMTASGVMGHSVGEVAAAWACGALDLKQSVEVIYWRSHHQEAVAGTGRMAVIKLSVAETQALLTAEGFDKVEISAINTDKSLTLSGETTELEAFLKIARKKRLAAKMLDINYPFHSNVVEPIKDGLLKDLESIKPSKAKLPFYSAVTGTCLQGKEMDGQYWWQNVRQPVRFLSAVEAAFADDQTQFLEIGPRAILKGYIAETARDRAQTIVATESLTQKTVKDLDPVQLAIGRAIANGMLFDKKTVFGANKPCSVALPSYPWQLKPFKLRPSSEAFDIFNDKVVPHALLGQQIREEEHVWSTELDTAQIPYLEHHKVDGKVILPGAAFAEMALAAAQIAFKTDRVEIRDMDLLQALPLGEDQISSILTRLDTTSGVVEISSRARLVDDEWQLHAKCRVAKIPGDVGEDRSDYELKAPDASRTSAPEEIEALYAMSREFGLDFGPAFQRITYCKRIDDAYIELVIADRDAFTSKREELAAPYALHPLDFDACFHGLNTLYESLEDGAEKMAFIPVRLGRLRILQSGVALRSARLHVIRSNARGIKADIDMFSDDGSLVATLRDGRFRASALVQRQGLDRLTYFYDSLKQSSPGVETQGAPIDAAALTEALKGLSLPNRAPIDDGQMLLQAASRRGAYDILRQFAKDDLTLSESSLPRLTVRDDLDGEHADEDLRSRSIHRKQIFGALVSICEQSGLVSASEDGLTLAEDSGLPEFSQILQMLLSENPLWSADCVMLNHALMRMPEMLRTMQQDAENHAQPQDLYSHDLFEQHLSSSPLSEAHVAQVTAAFKAALDLWPEGRPLRVLEFGVGGAKLTKAILPLLEEKKGILVSADTNKLIIDRLRILFANSIHFEAVALRSDLEALEPFGPFDLVVSANGLQMMDQASSMLNPLSALLAKDGMMLMSLSDANVYQDLVFGPATSWFDHSVDPSFPVSRFGAAKDWCNWLGEAGFSAIELAPFANAQGEPDITGAYLLTAASKLSAKAEETTDIPLLDAEHRTVVLLTNGKDAGATAIAEALTTQAPAPNLVCFDVTNADEWEKATALICASQPDDKLDVIYAAGSESTEKAHMERLTGRLHKLADLVRTTSSIPMRLWIIAPGGYPGAENQKSDPVQNSVWAFGRTVSNEYDNHDVRLVDFADTLTASDQAARLASLIQEPGEEREILLEDEAQSVIRVRRGWPQPVRHEAAFGKDDGCQLYHPRTGSFDRLQWVPTKRRKPAEGEVEIEVVAAGLNFRDVMWAQGLLPEEALEDGFAGPTLGFECSGRIVATGKGVSDLKIGDPVMTLAPASFASHVTVSDSAVSKLPETVDLVAAATMPVAFLTSYYALHYLARLEEGEWVLIHGAAGAVGLAALQIAKWRGARIIATAGNDEKRDFLRMLGADHVLDTRSLDFVDQVRAITRKADGPDQEGVDVVLNSLFGEAMERSIELVRPFGRFLELGKRDFYGNTQIGLRPFRRNISYFGIDADQLLNKQPARAKRLFNELADLIAEEQFTQLPYRLFDSADIVDAFRLMQRSGHIGKIVVKAPKPMADPADKAPSKVNSEGHHILVGGLGGFGIEVARWLADQGAKSIVLTNRSGKLSDAALALQTKLAASDCALVVKPCDVSDPAALESLFAELRKERPISGVMHMAAVLDDVLLANMSNEQIDKVLGPKVLGGDNLDMVTRKDDLDYFWLFSSVSVLMGNPGQANYVAANSYMDGLARKRQQQGLPALAIGWGAITDVGILERDKQTAEILARTTGGIEFKARQALDHLAKLLAQVPSESHLATITLAPMNWAYAHDNLPILKTPAYELLKKEAAQSSRSGQQSLDVSSLIDGLDDVAARGEIAKILAQEVADIFRMPVEEINLKRSLTDLGMDSLMGMELRTAAQQKLDIEIPMGAIADGTTIEDIAAKVLERIRGDADNGGLSFTEETLLHQHISSESDATSLASKLNEIRKSDM from the coding sequence ATGAGTGACAACTGGGTTGAAGTAATCGGGCGGTCTTGCCGCCTTCCTGGAGCCAATAGTGTATCCGCGTTCTGGGATTTACTGGTTTCGAATAAATGCAGCGTAGGGGAAATCGGACAGGACCGGTTTTCGACCTTTCGTTATTTGCATCCCAAATCGGGCCAGGCTGGCAAAACCTATACATTTCGCGCTGGCGTTCTGGACGATGTCTGGGGCTTCGACCCTTCCGTCTTTTCCCTGTCCCCTCGTGAAGCTACGCAAATGGACCCGCAGCAGCGTTTGCTGCTGATGCTCGTTTGGGAAGCACTCGAAGAAGCCGGTCTGCCCATTTCCGACGTTGCCGGTTCCAATATCGGCGTGTTTGTCGGCAACTCCGGCAGCGATCACTCAAACCGTTTCTTCTTCGACCCTGCCAGCTCCGACAGCTTCATGATGACGGGCAATACCCTGTCGCTGGTTTCCAACCGCATTTCCTACGTTTATGATCTGCATGGCCCAAGCTTCACGGTCGATACCGCCTGCTCATCGTCACTGGTGGCCCTCGACCTGGCACTAAAGCGCCTGCAGTCGGGCGAAATTGATACCGCCATCGTTGCGGGCGTCAACCTGCTGCTCTCGCCCTTCCCGTTTGTTGGCTTTGCAGCCGCATCCATGTTGTCGCCGCAGGGGCTTTGCCGCCCCTTTGATGAAGATGCCAATGGCTATGTGCGCGCCGAAGGGGCCGTTGCCCTCGTACTGCAGCGCAAGGAAGCCTTTGATCCGAAACAGCAAAAGAGCTTCGGCCGCATCGTTGCCTCCGGCATCAACTCCGATGGCCGCACCTCGGGCGTTGCCCTGCCGTCCATGGATTTCCAGTCGGCGCTGCTCAAGCAACTCTATTCCGACATCAATCTGGACCCCAATGCGCTCGCCTTCATCGAAGCCCATGGCACCGGCACCCGCGTCGGCGACCCGGCAGAAGCCTTCGCGCTGGGCCAAGTTCTGGGCCAGAAGCGCGACAAACCGCTGCCGATTGGCTCGGTCAAGTCCAATCTGGGCCATCTGGAGCCCGCCTCAGGCCTCGTCAGCGTTCTGAAATCGCTGCTGTCACTTGAAAACAACCTGCTGCCTGCCAGCCTGCATATCGAAAATCCCAATCCGGATATCCCGTTTGAAGACCTCAATCTGGCCTTGAACAGCGAAGCCACGGTTTTGAAAAAGGGCAAGGACATCCGTTATGCCGGCATCAACAATTTCGGCTTTGGCGGTACCAACGCGCATGTTCTGGTCTCCGATACCAAGCCAGCACGTCCGGCAAAAGCCAAACCTCTCGCAGCCTCGACCAAGTCGGGCGGCGAAACGACTGCCGAGCCAAGCACACCGACGCTCCTTGTTCTCTCTGCCAGAACCGAAGATGCCCTCAAGGCCCTGGCAGTCAAGAGCGCGGATGCGATTGCTGCGGATGATACCGCGAGCCTTGCAGACTGGAGCAATGGCTTTGGCTGGCATCGCTCCCTTCTGGACGAACGCCTGAGCATTGTTGCCAAAAGCAAATTGGAGCTGACCGAAGCGCTTGAAGCCTTCGCACAGGAAGAAAAGCATCCGGCGCTGATCCACGCCACCGCATCTCGCGCAACCAAGGCACCGGTCTTTGTCTATTCTGGCAATGGCGCTCAATTTGCAGGCATGGGGCAGGAAGCCTATGAGCAGAACGCCGCCTTTGCAGCAGCCTTTGATAAGGTCGACGCGTTCTTCCTGCCGCTTGCAGGCTGGTCCCTCAAGGACAAGCTGTTTGAAGACAATCTGAAAGAAGATCTCAAACAGACCTCGGTCGCGCAGCCGTTGCTCTTTGCCGTGCAGGTCGCCTTGACCGAAGCGCTGAAAGCCTCCGGCATGACCGCCAGTGGCGTCATGGGCCATTCAGTCGGCGAAGTCGCTGCGGCTTGGGCCTGTGGTGCCCTTGATCTCAAACAGTCCGTCGAAGTCATCTATTGGCGTTCACACCATCAGGAAGCCGTGGCAGGCACAGGCCGCATGGCCGTGATCAAGCTTTCTGTTGCAGAAACTCAGGCCCTGTTGACCGCAGAGGGCTTTGACAAGGTCGAGATTTCCGCGATCAACACCGATAAGTCCCTGACGCTTTCCGGCGAAACCACAGAGCTGGAAGCCTTCCTGAAGATCGCTCGCAAGAAGCGCCTTGCCGCCAAGATGCTGGATATCAACTATCCCTTCCATTCCAACGTGGTTGAGCCCATCAAAGATGGCCTGCTCAAGGATCTGGAAAGCATCAAGCCAAGCAAGGCAAAACTGCCATTCTATTCCGCGGTTACAGGCACCTGCCTTCAAGGCAAGGAAATGGACGGCCAATATTGGTGGCAGAATGTGCGTCAGCCGGTGCGCTTCCTAAGCGCTGTCGAAGCCGCCTTCGCCGATGACCAGACCCAGTTTCTCGAAATTGGTCCGCGCGCCATTCTCAAAGGCTACATCGCGGAAACAGCGCGGGATCGTGCCCAGACCATCGTTGCGACAGAAAGCCTGACGCAGAAGACAGTAAAAGACCTCGACCCTGTGCAACTGGCCATCGGCCGGGCCATTGCCAACGGCATGCTGTTTGACAAGAAAACCGTTTTTGGCGCCAACAAGCCTTGTTCCGTTGCGCTTCCCAGCTATCCTTGGCAGCTCAAACCCTTCAAACTGCGCCCAAGCAGCGAAGCCTTTGACATTTTCAACGACAAGGTTGTCCCACACGCCCTGCTCGGACAACAGATCCGTGAAGAAGAGCATGTCTGGTCTACCGAGTTGGACACGGCACAAATCCCGTATCTTGAGCATCACAAGGTGGATGGCAAGGTCATCCTGCCCGGTGCCGCCTTCGCAGAAATGGCGCTGGCTGCCGCGCAGATTGCCTTCAAAACCGACCGTGTCGAAATTCGTGACATGGATCTGTTGCAAGCCTTACCGCTTGGAGAAGATCAGATTTCGTCCATTCTCACACGCCTTGACACCACTTCGGGCGTGGTTGAAATTTCCAGCCGAGCCCGTCTGGTTGATGACGAATGGCAATTGCATGCAAAATGTCGCGTCGCGAAGATTCCGGGCGATGTGGGCGAAGACCGTTCAGACTATGAGCTCAAGGCGCCAGATGCGAGCCGTACATCCGCGCCCGAAGAGATCGAAGCGCTCTATGCCATGTCGCGCGAATTCGGGCTGGATTTCGGCCCGGCCTTTCAGCGCATAACTTATTGCAAGCGCATTGACGATGCGTATATCGAGCTCGTCATCGCTGACCGCGACGCCTTCACCTCCAAGCGGGAAGAGCTGGCTGCCCCCTATGCCCTGCATCCACTGGATTTCGATGCCTGCTTCCATGGACTGAACACGCTTTATGAAAGTCTGGAAGACGGCGCAGAGAAAATGGCCTTCATTCCGGTTCGCTTAGGGCGTCTACGCATTCTGCAATCCGGCGTGGCTCTTCGCTCGGCCCGCCTGCATGTGATCCGTTCCAACGCACGCGGTATCAAGGCCGATATCGACATGTTCAGCGACGATGGCTCTCTGGTGGCAACCTTAAGGGATGGCCGCTTCCGTGCATCCGCTCTTGTGCAGCGTCAAGGGCTGGACCGCCTGACCTATTTCTACGATTCCCTGAAACAATCATCTCCCGGTGTGGAAACGCAGGGCGCTCCGATCGACGCGGCGGCGCTTACCGAAGCCCTCAAGGGCCTCTCCTTGCCAAATCGCGCCCCGATCGACGACGGCCAGATGCTGCTACAGGCAGCCAGTCGGCGTGGTGCCTATGATATCCTTCGTCAATTTGCGAAAGACGATCTGACACTGTCCGAATCGTCTCTGCCTCGTCTCACCGTGCGGGACGATCTGGACGGAGAGCATGCAGATGAAGATCTCAGAAGCCGGTCGATCCACCGCAAACAGATCTTCGGTGCTCTGGTTTCCATCTGTGAGCAGTCCGGCCTGGTCAGCGCATCTGAAGACGGTTTGACGCTGGCAGAGGACAGTGGCCTGCCAGAATTCAGCCAGATCCTGCAAATGCTGCTGAGCGAAAATCCGCTTTGGTCGGCAGATTGCGTCATGCTCAATCATGCACTGATGCGCATGCCAGAGATGCTGCGCACCATGCAGCAAGATGCAGAAAACCACGCCCAGCCGCAGGATCTCTATTCGCACGATCTGTTCGAACAGCATTTGAGCTCCTCGCCTCTGTCTGAAGCCCATGTGGCGCAGGTTACCGCGGCCTTCAAAGCCGCCCTTGACCTGTGGCCGGAAGGGCGTCCGCTGCGCGTTCTGGAATTCGGTGTAGGCGGCGCCAAGCTGACCAAAGCCATTCTCCCGCTACTGGAAGAGAAAAAAGGCATTCTGGTTTCTGCCGATACCAACAAGTTGATCATTGACCGCCTGCGCATCCTGTTTGCCAACTCGATCCATTTCGAAGCCGTGGCGCTGCGCTCGGATCTTGAAGCACTTGAGCCGTTCGGTCCGTTTGATCTCGTCGTTTCGGCCAATGGCCTACAGATGATGGATCAGGCCTCCTCCATGCTTAACCCGCTGTCGGCTCTGCTCGCCAAAGACGGCATGATGCTGATGAGCCTGTCGGATGCCAACGTCTATCAGGATCTTGTCTTCGGACCAGCCACAAGCTGGTTCGACCATTCCGTTGATCCGTCGTTCCCTGTTTCGCGCTTTGGTGCTGCCAAGGATTGGTGCAACTGGCTGGGTGAAGCCGGGTTTAGCGCCATAGAGTTGGCTCCTTTTGCCAACGCGCAAGGCGAACCCGATATCACCGGAGCCTATCTTCTGACCGCAGCAAGCAAACTATCTGCAAAGGCAGAAGAAACAACTGATATTCCGCTGCTAGACGCAGAGCACAGAACCGTCGTGCTTCTGACAAATGGCAAAGATGCCGGGGCAACAGCCATTGCTGAAGCGCTCACCACACAAGCACCGGCTCCGAATCTTGTCTGCTTTGACGTCACAAACGCTGACGAGTGGGAAAAGGCGACCGCCCTCATTTGCGCCAGCCAACCTGATGACAAACTGGATGTCATCTATGCCGCTGGTAGTGAGAGCACGGAAAAAGCACACATGGAGCGCCTCACCGGTCGCCTGCATAAACTGGCCGATCTCGTGCGCACCACGTCAAGCATCCCGATGCGCCTCTGGATCATCGCTCCGGGTGGCTATCCGGGTGCAGAGAATCAGAAAAGCGATCCGGTTCAAAATTCTGTCTGGGCCTTTGGCCGCACGGTCAGCAACGAATATGACAACCATGACGTACGCTTGGTCGATTTCGCTGATACGCTGACCGCCTCCGATCAGGCAGCTAGGCTTGCAAGCCTCATCCAAGAACCGGGCGAAGAACGCGAGATCCTGCTTGAAGATGAAGCACAGAGTGTCATTCGTGTAAGACGCGGCTGGCCGCAGCCTGTAAGGCATGAAGCAGCCTTCGGCAAGGACGATGGCTGTCAACTTTATCATCCGCGCACAGGCTCCTTTGATCGCCTGCAATGGGTTCCAACCAAACGCCGCAAGCCGGCCGAAGGCGAAGTGGAAATCGAAGTCGTGGCCGCTGGCCTCAACTTCCGAGATGTGATGTGGGCGCAAGGACTGCTGCCTGAGGAAGCGCTGGAAGACGGTTTTGCCGGCCCGACCCTTGGCTTTGAATGCTCCGGCCGCATCGTGGCAACGGGCAAGGGTGTCTCCGATCTCAAGATTGGCGATCCGGTCATGACGCTGGCCCCTGCCAGTTTTGCCTCTCATGTAACGGTCTCCGACAGTGCGGTTTCCAAATTGCCCGAAACGGTGGATCTTGTTGCCGCAGCGACCATGCCGGTGGCGTTCCTGACCAGCTATTATGCCCTGCATTATCTGGCCCGCCTTGAAGAAGGCGAATGGGTGCTCATCCACGGCGCAGCAGGGGCCGTTGGCCTTGCTGCATTGCAGATTGCCAAATGGCGCGGTGCCCGCATTATCGCCACCGCTGGCAATGATGAAAAACGCGACTTCCTGAGGATGCTTGGCGCAGATCATGTGCTTGACACCCGCTCGCTCGATTTTGTCGATCAGGTGCGCGCCATTACACGCAAAGCCGATGGTCCGGATCAGGAAGGCGTCGATGTCGTCCTCAACTCGCTGTTTGGCGAAGCGATGGAACGCAGCATCGAACTGGTGCGTCCATTCGGTCGCTTCCTTGAGCTGGGCAAGCGTGATTTCTATGGCAACACCCAGATTGGCCTGCGCCCGTTCCGCCGCAACATCAGCTATTTCGGCATTGATGCGGACCAGCTGCTCAACAAGCAACCGGCGCGCGCCAAACGTCTCTTTAACGAACTGGCTGACCTGATCGCTGAGGAACAGTTCACACAGCTGCCTTATCGCCTGTTTGACAGCGCTGATATCGTTGATGCTTTCCGCCTGATGCAGCGCTCTGGCCATATCGGCAAGATCGTCGTCAAGGCGCCGAAACCAATGGCCGATCCGGCTGATAAAGCGCCATCCAAGGTTAATTCCGAAGGCCATCACATTCTTGTTGGCGGTCTTGGCGGCTTCGGGATCGAGGTGGCGCGCTGGCTGGCTGATCAGGGCGCAAAATCTATCGTCCTCACCAATCGCTCGGGCAAACTTTCCGATGCGGCATTGGCGCTGCAGACCAAATTGGCCGCAAGCGATTGCGCGCTGGTGGTCAAGCCATGCGATGTGTCCGATCCGGCTGCACTGGAGAGCCTGTTCGCCGAATTGCGTAAGGAGCGTCCGATCAGCGGCGTCATGCATATGGCCGCCGTTCTCGATGACGTGTTGCTTGCCAATATGAGCAACGAACAGATCGACAAGGTACTCGGACCGAAGGTGCTCGGCGGCGACAATCTCGATATGGTCACGCGCAAGGATGATCTGGATTATTTCTGGCTCTTCTCCTCCGTCTCAGTCCTGATGGGCAACCCGGGCCAAGCAAACTATGTGGCGGCCAACAGCTACATGGATGGTCTGGCACGCAAACGTCAGCAGCAAGGCCTGCCCGCCCTCGCCATCGGCTGGGGTGCGATCACCGACGTAGGCATTCTGGAACGCGACAAGCAGACAGCAGAGATTCTGGCAAGAACCACGGGCGGCATCGAATTCAAGGCAAGGCAAGCCTTGGATCATCTCGCCAAACTGCTCGCACAGGTGCCTTCAGAAAGCCATTTGGCGACCATCACGCTGGCTCCGATGAACTGGGCCTATGCGCATGACAATCTGCCAATTCTGAAAACACCGGCCTATGAATTGCTCAAGAAGGAAGCGGCTCAATCGTCCAGAAGCGGCCAGCAGTCCCTTGATGTCAGCAGCTTGATCGACGGTCTTGATGACGTAGCGGCGCGTGGTGAAATTGCCAAGATTCTGGCGCAGGAAGTGGCGGATATCTTCCGCATGCCGGTTGAGGAAATCAACCTCAAGCGCTCACTGACCGATCTGGGCATGGACAGCCTGATGGGTATGGAACTGCGCACAGCGGCACAGCAGAAGCTCGATATTGAAATCCCCATGGGGGCCATTGCCGATGGCACGACCATTGAGGATATCGCAGCCAAGGTGCTTGAACGCATTCGTGGCGATGCCGATAACGGCGGTTTGTCCTTCACAGAGGAAACCCTGCTTCATCAGCATATAAGCAGCGAAAGTGATGCCACAAGCCTTGCATCCAAACTCAACGAAATACGCAAGAGCGACATGTAA